A window of Oncorhynchus keta strain PuntledgeMale-10-30-2019 chromosome 27, Oket_V2, whole genome shotgun sequence contains these coding sequences:
- the LOC118359823 gene encoding 6-phosphofructo-2-kinase/fructose-2,6-bisphosphatase 2-like isoform X1, which yields MAASQQKGTAVLESSAEGKRTELRANEVLKKCSWASYMTNSPTVIVMIGLPARGKTYMSKKLTRYLNWIGVPTKVFNLGVYRREAVKAYKSYDFFRHDNEEAMEIRKQCALVALQDVKAYLTEEGGQIAVFDATNTTRERRELLLSFAKEHAYKVFFVESLCDDPDVIAANIMDVKVSSPDYPERDRESVMEDFLKRIECYKVMYQPLDPDEHDKDLSFIQVINVGRSFLVNKVQDYIQSKIVYYLMNIHVHSHSIYLCRHGESEHNVEGRIGGDGMLSVQGKKFAGALKGFVEQHGLTDLKVWTSQLGRTIQTAEELGVPYEQWKILNEIDAGVCEEMTYEMIEETFPAEFALRDQDKYHYRYPGGESYQDLVQRLEPVIMELERQGNVLVICHQAVMRCLLAYFLDKSADDLPYLKCPLHTVLKLTPVAYGCKVDMFDLKVEAVNTHRDRPVDKVCNDVVPTTFLRRNSFTPLSSHDQVKRPRLYSAGNPPQSRRPLAPFIPSMQSFEDPEGAELTRSQLDKIEMDSDCAPRKRGHG from the exons ATGGCTGCCAGCCAGCAGAAAGGCACTGCAGTTCTGGAAAGTTcagcagagggaaagagaacGGAACTCAGGGCTAATGAAGTACTGAAGAAATGCT CATGGGCCTCTTACATGACCAACTCCCCCACTGTGATTGTGATGATTGGTCTTCCTGCCAGAGGGAAAACCTACATGTCCAAGAAGCTAACCCGCTACCTCAACTGGATAGGAGTGCCAACCAAGG TATTCAACCTGGGTGTCTACAGGCGAGAGGCTGTGAAAGCCTACAAGTCCTATGACTTCTTCAGACACGACAACGAGGAGGCCATGGAAATCAGGAA GCAGTGTGCTCTGGTGGCTCTGCAGGACGTCAAAGCGTATCTGACTGAAGAGGGGGGTCAAATCGCT GTCTTTGATGCCACAAACACCAcccgagagaggagagaattactCCTTAGTTTTGCAAAGGAACATGCTTACAAG GTGTTTTTTGTGGAGTCATTGTGTGACGACCCTGATGTCATTGCTGCTAATATTATG gatGTGAAGGTGTCCAGCCCAGACTAcccagaaagagacagagagagtgtgatggAGGACTTCCTGAAGAGAATAGAATGTTATAAAGTCATGTACCAACCATTAGACCCAGATGAACACGACAA GGACCTGTCCTTCATCCAGGTCATCAACGTGGGCCGGAGCTTCCTGGTAAACAAGGTGCAGGACTACATCCAGAGCAAGATCGTGTACTACCTGATGAACATCCACGTGCACTCTCACTCTATCTACCTGTGTCGGCACGGAGAGAGCGAACACAACGTGGAGGGACGCATCGGGGGCGATGGAATGCTGTCTGTTCAAGGGAAAAAG TTTGCTGGAGCGCTGAAGGGTTTTGTGGAGCAGCATGGTCTGACAGACCTCAAGGTGTGGACCAGCCAGCTGGGACGGACTATCCAGACTGCTGAAGAGCTCGGGGTGCCCTACGAGCAGTGGAAGATACTCAACGAGATCGATGCC ggtgtgtgtgaggAGATGACCTATGAGATGATTGAGGAAACCTTCCCTGCGGAGTTTGCCTTAAGAGATCAGGACAAGTACCACTACCGCTACCCAGGAGGAGAG TCCTACCAGGACCTGGTGCAGAGGTTAGAGCCGGTAATCATGGAGCTGGAAAGACAAGGCAACGTGCTGGTCATCTGTCACCAGGCTGTCATGCGCTGCCTGCTCGCTTACTTCCTGGATAAGAGTGCTG ATGACCTGCCCTACTTGAAGTGTCCCCTCCACACAGTTCTAAAGCTCACCCCTGTGGCTTATG GTTGTAAAGTGGACATGTTTGACCTCAAAGTGGAGGCTGTGAACACTCACCGGGACAGGCCAGTA GATAAAGTCTGTAATGACGTCGTTCCCACCACATTCCTCCGGAGGAACAGTTTCACCCCGCTGTCCAGTCACGACCAGGTGAAGCGACCGCGCCTCTACAGCGCCGGCAACCCACCTCAATCTCGACGGCCCCTGGCCCCCTTTATACCCAGCATGCAGTCCTTCGAGGACCCTGAGGGAGCAGAGTTGACACGAAGCCAA ctggacaagattgaaatggacagtgactgcgcaccgaggaagagaggccacggaTAG
- the LOC118359823 gene encoding 6-phosphofructo-2-kinase/fructose-2,6-bisphosphatase 2-like isoform X4, whose product MAASQQKGTAVLESSAEGKRTELRANEVLKKCSWASYMTNSPTVIVMIGLPARGKTYMSKKLTRYLNWIGVPTKVFNLGVYRREAVKAYKSYDFFRHDNEEAMEIRKQCALVALQDVKAYLTEEGGQIAVFDATNTTRERRELLLSFAKEHAYKVFFVESLCDDPDVIAANIMDVKVSSPDYPERDRESVMEDFLKRIECYKVMYQPLDPDEHDKDLSFIQVINVGRSFLVNKVQDYIQSKIVYYLMNIHVHSHSIYLCRHGESEHNVEGRIGGDGMLSVQGKKFAGALKGFVEQHGLTDLKVWTSQLGRTIQTAEELGVPYEQWKILNEIDAGVCEEMTYEMIEETFPAEFALRDQDKYHYRYPGGESYQDLVQRLEPVIMELERQGNVLVICHQAVMRCLLAYFLDKSADDLPYLKCPLHTVLKLTPVAYGCKVDMFDLKVEAVNTHRDRPVVWPVLTTDPTTFSQESDG is encoded by the exons ATGGCTGCCAGCCAGCAGAAAGGCACTGCAGTTCTGGAAAGTTcagcagagggaaagagaacGGAACTCAGGGCTAATGAAGTACTGAAGAAATGCT CATGGGCCTCTTACATGACCAACTCCCCCACTGTGATTGTGATGATTGGTCTTCCTGCCAGAGGGAAAACCTACATGTCCAAGAAGCTAACCCGCTACCTCAACTGGATAGGAGTGCCAACCAAGG TATTCAACCTGGGTGTCTACAGGCGAGAGGCTGTGAAAGCCTACAAGTCCTATGACTTCTTCAGACACGACAACGAGGAGGCCATGGAAATCAGGAA GCAGTGTGCTCTGGTGGCTCTGCAGGACGTCAAAGCGTATCTGACTGAAGAGGGGGGTCAAATCGCT GTCTTTGATGCCACAAACACCAcccgagagaggagagaattactCCTTAGTTTTGCAAAGGAACATGCTTACAAG GTGTTTTTTGTGGAGTCATTGTGTGACGACCCTGATGTCATTGCTGCTAATATTATG gatGTGAAGGTGTCCAGCCCAGACTAcccagaaagagacagagagagtgtgatggAGGACTTCCTGAAGAGAATAGAATGTTATAAAGTCATGTACCAACCATTAGACCCAGATGAACACGACAA GGACCTGTCCTTCATCCAGGTCATCAACGTGGGCCGGAGCTTCCTGGTAAACAAGGTGCAGGACTACATCCAGAGCAAGATCGTGTACTACCTGATGAACATCCACGTGCACTCTCACTCTATCTACCTGTGTCGGCACGGAGAGAGCGAACACAACGTGGAGGGACGCATCGGGGGCGATGGAATGCTGTCTGTTCAAGGGAAAAAG TTTGCTGGAGCGCTGAAGGGTTTTGTGGAGCAGCATGGTCTGACAGACCTCAAGGTGTGGACCAGCCAGCTGGGACGGACTATCCAGACTGCTGAAGAGCTCGGGGTGCCCTACGAGCAGTGGAAGATACTCAACGAGATCGATGCC ggtgtgtgtgaggAGATGACCTATGAGATGATTGAGGAAACCTTCCCTGCGGAGTTTGCCTTAAGAGATCAGGACAAGTACCACTACCGCTACCCAGGAGGAGAG TCCTACCAGGACCTGGTGCAGAGGTTAGAGCCGGTAATCATGGAGCTGGAAAGACAAGGCAACGTGCTGGTCATCTGTCACCAGGCTGTCATGCGCTGCCTGCTCGCTTACTTCCTGGATAAGAGTGCTG ATGACCTGCCCTACTTGAAGTGTCCCCTCCACACAGTTCTAAAGCTCACCCCTGTGGCTTATG GTTGTAAAGTGGACATGTTTGACCTCAAAGTGGAGGCTGTGAACACTCACCGGGACAGGCCAGTA GTGTGGCCAGTTCTGACCACTGATCCAACAACTTTCTCCCAAGAGTCAGATGGATGA
- the LOC118359823 gene encoding 6-phosphofructo-2-kinase/fructose-2,6-bisphosphatase 2-like isoform X5, which yields MAASQQKGTAVLESSAEGKRTELRANEVLKKCSWASYMTNSPTVIVMIGLPARGKTYMSKKLTRYLNWIGVPTKVFNLGVYRREAVKAYKSYDFFRHDNEEAMEIRKQCALVALQDVKAYLTEEGGQIAVFDATNTTRERRELLLSFAKEHAYKVFFVESLCDDPDVIAANIMDVKVSSPDYPERDRESVMEDFLKRIECYKVMYQPLDPDEHDKDLSFIQVINVGRSFLVNKVQDYIQSKIVYYLMNIHVHSHSIYLCRHGESEHNVEGRIGGDGMLSVQGKKFAGALKGFVEQHGLTDLKVWTSQLGRTIQTAEELGVPYEQWKILNEIDAGVCEEMTYEMIEETFPAEFALRDQDKYHYRYPGGESYQDLVQRLEPVIMELERQGNVLVICHQAVMRCLLAYFLDKSADDLPYLKCPLHTVLKLTPVAYGCKVDMFDLKVEAVNTHRDRCGQF from the exons ATGGCTGCCAGCCAGCAGAAAGGCACTGCAGTTCTGGAAAGTTcagcagagggaaagagaacGGAACTCAGGGCTAATGAAGTACTGAAGAAATGCT CATGGGCCTCTTACATGACCAACTCCCCCACTGTGATTGTGATGATTGGTCTTCCTGCCAGAGGGAAAACCTACATGTCCAAGAAGCTAACCCGCTACCTCAACTGGATAGGAGTGCCAACCAAGG TATTCAACCTGGGTGTCTACAGGCGAGAGGCTGTGAAAGCCTACAAGTCCTATGACTTCTTCAGACACGACAACGAGGAGGCCATGGAAATCAGGAA GCAGTGTGCTCTGGTGGCTCTGCAGGACGTCAAAGCGTATCTGACTGAAGAGGGGGGTCAAATCGCT GTCTTTGATGCCACAAACACCAcccgagagaggagagaattactCCTTAGTTTTGCAAAGGAACATGCTTACAAG GTGTTTTTTGTGGAGTCATTGTGTGACGACCCTGATGTCATTGCTGCTAATATTATG gatGTGAAGGTGTCCAGCCCAGACTAcccagaaagagacagagagagtgtgatggAGGACTTCCTGAAGAGAATAGAATGTTATAAAGTCATGTACCAACCATTAGACCCAGATGAACACGACAA GGACCTGTCCTTCATCCAGGTCATCAACGTGGGCCGGAGCTTCCTGGTAAACAAGGTGCAGGACTACATCCAGAGCAAGATCGTGTACTACCTGATGAACATCCACGTGCACTCTCACTCTATCTACCTGTGTCGGCACGGAGAGAGCGAACACAACGTGGAGGGACGCATCGGGGGCGATGGAATGCTGTCTGTTCAAGGGAAAAAG TTTGCTGGAGCGCTGAAGGGTTTTGTGGAGCAGCATGGTCTGACAGACCTCAAGGTGTGGACCAGCCAGCTGGGACGGACTATCCAGACTGCTGAAGAGCTCGGGGTGCCCTACGAGCAGTGGAAGATACTCAACGAGATCGATGCC ggtgtgtgtgaggAGATGACCTATGAGATGATTGAGGAAACCTTCCCTGCGGAGTTTGCCTTAAGAGATCAGGACAAGTACCACTACCGCTACCCAGGAGGAGAG TCCTACCAGGACCTGGTGCAGAGGTTAGAGCCGGTAATCATGGAGCTGGAAAGACAAGGCAACGTGCTGGTCATCTGTCACCAGGCTGTCATGCGCTGCCTGCTCGCTTACTTCCTGGATAAGAGTGCTG ATGACCTGCCCTACTTGAAGTGTCCCCTCCACACAGTTCTAAAGCTCACCCCTGTGGCTTATG GTTGTAAAGTGGACATGTTTGACCTCAAAGTGGAGGCTGTGAACACTCACCGGGACAG GTGTGGCCAGTTCTGA
- the LOC118359823 gene encoding 6-phosphofructo-2-kinase/fructose-2,6-bisphosphatase 2-like isoform X2 has protein sequence MAASQQKGTAVLESSAEGKRTELRANEVLKKCSWASYMTNSPTVIVMIGLPARGKTYMSKKLTRYLNWIGVPTKVFNLGVYRREAVKAYKSYDFFRHDNEEAMEIRKQCALVALQDVKAYLTEEGGQIAVFDATNTTRERRELLLSFAKEHAYKVFFVESLCDDPDVIAANIMDVKVSSPDYPERDRESVMEDFLKRIECYKVMYQPLDPDEHDKDLSFIQVINVGRSFLVNKVQDYIQSKIVYYLMNIHVHSHSIYLCRHGESEHNVEGRIGGDGMLSVQGKKFAGALKGFVEQHGLTDLKVWTSQLGRTIQTAEELGVPYEQWKILNEIDAGVCEEMTYEMIEETFPAEFALRDQDKYHYRYPGGESYQDLVQRLEPVIMELERQGNVLVICHQAVMRCLLAYFLDKSADDLPYLKCPLHTVLKLTPVAYGCKVDMFDLKVEAVNTHRDRPVDKVCNDVVPTTFLRRNSFTPLSSHDQVKRPRLYSAGNPPQSRRPLAPFIPSMQSFEDPEGAELTRSQESLNCFSPGDSEDAVRS, from the exons ATGGCTGCCAGCCAGCAGAAAGGCACTGCAGTTCTGGAAAGTTcagcagagggaaagagaacGGAACTCAGGGCTAATGAAGTACTGAAGAAATGCT CATGGGCCTCTTACATGACCAACTCCCCCACTGTGATTGTGATGATTGGTCTTCCTGCCAGAGGGAAAACCTACATGTCCAAGAAGCTAACCCGCTACCTCAACTGGATAGGAGTGCCAACCAAGG TATTCAACCTGGGTGTCTACAGGCGAGAGGCTGTGAAAGCCTACAAGTCCTATGACTTCTTCAGACACGACAACGAGGAGGCCATGGAAATCAGGAA GCAGTGTGCTCTGGTGGCTCTGCAGGACGTCAAAGCGTATCTGACTGAAGAGGGGGGTCAAATCGCT GTCTTTGATGCCACAAACACCAcccgagagaggagagaattactCCTTAGTTTTGCAAAGGAACATGCTTACAAG GTGTTTTTTGTGGAGTCATTGTGTGACGACCCTGATGTCATTGCTGCTAATATTATG gatGTGAAGGTGTCCAGCCCAGACTAcccagaaagagacagagagagtgtgatggAGGACTTCCTGAAGAGAATAGAATGTTATAAAGTCATGTACCAACCATTAGACCCAGATGAACACGACAA GGACCTGTCCTTCATCCAGGTCATCAACGTGGGCCGGAGCTTCCTGGTAAACAAGGTGCAGGACTACATCCAGAGCAAGATCGTGTACTACCTGATGAACATCCACGTGCACTCTCACTCTATCTACCTGTGTCGGCACGGAGAGAGCGAACACAACGTGGAGGGACGCATCGGGGGCGATGGAATGCTGTCTGTTCAAGGGAAAAAG TTTGCTGGAGCGCTGAAGGGTTTTGTGGAGCAGCATGGTCTGACAGACCTCAAGGTGTGGACCAGCCAGCTGGGACGGACTATCCAGACTGCTGAAGAGCTCGGGGTGCCCTACGAGCAGTGGAAGATACTCAACGAGATCGATGCC ggtgtgtgtgaggAGATGACCTATGAGATGATTGAGGAAACCTTCCCTGCGGAGTTTGCCTTAAGAGATCAGGACAAGTACCACTACCGCTACCCAGGAGGAGAG TCCTACCAGGACCTGGTGCAGAGGTTAGAGCCGGTAATCATGGAGCTGGAAAGACAAGGCAACGTGCTGGTCATCTGTCACCAGGCTGTCATGCGCTGCCTGCTCGCTTACTTCCTGGATAAGAGTGCTG ATGACCTGCCCTACTTGAAGTGTCCCCTCCACACAGTTCTAAAGCTCACCCCTGTGGCTTATG GTTGTAAAGTGGACATGTTTGACCTCAAAGTGGAGGCTGTGAACACTCACCGGGACAGGCCAGTA GATAAAGTCTGTAATGACGTCGTTCCCACCACATTCCTCCGGAGGAACAGTTTCACCCCGCTGTCCAGTCACGACCAGGTGAAGCGACCGCGCCTCTACAGCGCCGGCAACCCACCTCAATCTCGACGGCCCCTGGCCCCCTTTATACCCAGCATGCAGTCCTTCGAGGACCCTGAGGGAGCAGAGTTGACACGAAGCCAA GAGTCTCTCAACTGCTTCAGCCCAGGGGACTCAGAAGATGCTGTTCGCAGttga
- the LOC118359823 gene encoding 6-phosphofructo-2-kinase/fructose-2,6-bisphosphatase 2-like isoform X3, which translates to MTNSPTVIVMIGLPARGKTYMSKKLTRYLNWIGVPTKVFNLGVYRREAVKAYKSYDFFRHDNEEAMEIRKQCALVALQDVKAYLTEEGGQIAVFDATNTTRERRELLLSFAKEHAYKVFFVESLCDDPDVIAANIMDVKVSSPDYPERDRESVMEDFLKRIECYKVMYQPLDPDEHDKDLSFIQVINVGRSFLVNKVQDYIQSKIVYYLMNIHVHSHSIYLCRHGESEHNVEGRIGGDGMLSVQGKKFAGALKGFVEQHGLTDLKVWTSQLGRTIQTAEELGVPYEQWKILNEIDAGVCEEMTYEMIEETFPAEFALRDQDKYHYRYPGGESYQDLVQRLEPVIMELERQGNVLVICHQAVMRCLLAYFLDKSADDLPYLKCPLHTVLKLTPVAYGCKVDMFDLKVEAVNTHRDRPVDKVCNDVVPTTFLRRNSFTPLSSHDQVKRPRLYSAGNPPQSRRPLAPFIPSMQSFEDPEGAELTRSQLDKIEMDSDCAPRKRGHG; encoded by the exons ATGACCAACTCCCCCACTGTGATTGTGATGATTGGTCTTCCTGCCAGAGGGAAAACCTACATGTCCAAGAAGCTAACCCGCTACCTCAACTGGATAGGAGTGCCAACCAAGG TATTCAACCTGGGTGTCTACAGGCGAGAGGCTGTGAAAGCCTACAAGTCCTATGACTTCTTCAGACACGACAACGAGGAGGCCATGGAAATCAGGAA GCAGTGTGCTCTGGTGGCTCTGCAGGACGTCAAAGCGTATCTGACTGAAGAGGGGGGTCAAATCGCT GTCTTTGATGCCACAAACACCAcccgagagaggagagaattactCCTTAGTTTTGCAAAGGAACATGCTTACAAG GTGTTTTTTGTGGAGTCATTGTGTGACGACCCTGATGTCATTGCTGCTAATATTATG gatGTGAAGGTGTCCAGCCCAGACTAcccagaaagagacagagagagtgtgatggAGGACTTCCTGAAGAGAATAGAATGTTATAAAGTCATGTACCAACCATTAGACCCAGATGAACACGACAA GGACCTGTCCTTCATCCAGGTCATCAACGTGGGCCGGAGCTTCCTGGTAAACAAGGTGCAGGACTACATCCAGAGCAAGATCGTGTACTACCTGATGAACATCCACGTGCACTCTCACTCTATCTACCTGTGTCGGCACGGAGAGAGCGAACACAACGTGGAGGGACGCATCGGGGGCGATGGAATGCTGTCTGTTCAAGGGAAAAAG TTTGCTGGAGCGCTGAAGGGTTTTGTGGAGCAGCATGGTCTGACAGACCTCAAGGTGTGGACCAGCCAGCTGGGACGGACTATCCAGACTGCTGAAGAGCTCGGGGTGCCCTACGAGCAGTGGAAGATACTCAACGAGATCGATGCC ggtgtgtgtgaggAGATGACCTATGAGATGATTGAGGAAACCTTCCCTGCGGAGTTTGCCTTAAGAGATCAGGACAAGTACCACTACCGCTACCCAGGAGGAGAG TCCTACCAGGACCTGGTGCAGAGGTTAGAGCCGGTAATCATGGAGCTGGAAAGACAAGGCAACGTGCTGGTCATCTGTCACCAGGCTGTCATGCGCTGCCTGCTCGCTTACTTCCTGGATAAGAGTGCTG ATGACCTGCCCTACTTGAAGTGTCCCCTCCACACAGTTCTAAAGCTCACCCCTGTGGCTTATG GTTGTAAAGTGGACATGTTTGACCTCAAAGTGGAGGCTGTGAACACTCACCGGGACAGGCCAGTA GATAAAGTCTGTAATGACGTCGTTCCCACCACATTCCTCCGGAGGAACAGTTTCACCCCGCTGTCCAGTCACGACCAGGTGAAGCGACCGCGCCTCTACAGCGCCGGCAACCCACCTCAATCTCGACGGCCCCTGGCCCCCTTTATACCCAGCATGCAGTCCTTCGAGGACCCTGAGGGAGCAGAGTTGACACGAAGCCAA ctggacaagattgaaatggacagtgactgcgcaccgaggaagagaggccacggaTAG